One genomic region from Microcystis panniformis FACHB-1757 encodes:
- a CDS encoding non-ribosomal peptide synthetase encodes MEAHLVSIDYQIRQLQEIDPVTTLFGNVSQNKTGEQDSVLEVISTDLQEKTNSLTANNFVNNLAFHLAVVQVLMFKYTAQVEFATATAALNTKTLDSLIFCRFNQHNFSSFKDLLRIIRKDLQEGYRHQNYTLDSLVKTLAARGGNLENIFDVAVIKEGLCADISSLNRFQLVFTIEADDSGVSVTFIKDKFPRDFVERMLGHYLEILEMVTSNPDIDLSEIDILTTEEREQLLRDWNDTAIEYPEKQWIHQLFEEQAKLYPEREAVIFENQELTYQELNEKANQLGHYLQKLGVKPEELVGIYLERSLEMVVGLLAVLKAGGAYVPLDPNYPQERLSYLLEDTGVKVIITGESLRGLLDEYRGIVVALDTDWSAISQESQNNCDSGVTGENLAYVIYTSGSTGKPKGVMNNHKGIRNRLLWMQDTYQLTKSDCILQKTPFSFDVSVWEFFWPLLAGATLVVAKPEGHKDSTYLIQLIQKQQITTLHFVPSMLRVFLQEPELKGCSSLKRVFCSGEALSLDLTQRFFEHFDCELHNLYGPTEAAIDVTYWPCLPESQKAIVSIGRPIANTQIYILNPHLQPVPIGIVGELHIGGIGLARGYLNRPELTAEKFIPNPFAKVEAGIGGEIRAKLYKTGDLARYLPDGNIEFLGRIDHQVKIRGFRIELGEIEAILSQHPAVEQAVVIASETETGSQTLIAYVVGQSQEGELLATSEKGQLFDEQIEQWQSLYNQIYSQTSADSQGIFNIVGWNSSYTGEPIPAAQMREWLDDKVKVILAQQPKKVLEIGCGTGLILFQVAPHCQCYWGTDISSVALDHIQRINQEGPKLEQVRLLHSTADKFEGLESEGFDTIILNSVVQYFPHIDYLLRVLEGAIKVLTPGGCIFLGDVRNLQLMEAFHADVELYKANPEDAIKDFKQRVQRKIEQENELFIDPDFFRAIQSYFPQITEVEIHLERGQHHNELTQFRYNVVLRIETILDFSTDFPELNWTEQQLTLSEVRNQLGKSEGLRVIGVPNSRLFRPLKSVELFRNSQDFGTTEEFQAIKSEIIPENAVEPEDFSALAEDLSLSVWVTWSDTPDRYDVIFAPLENSQRNYIAFTPTHTAKPEWQLYANHPLRSKLNSKLIPQLRSYLQKQLPEYMIPHAFVQLDAIPLTNSGKIDRRALPSPSYNSLRNSENFVAPCTPLEEILALIWAEVLGIEEVGIHDNFFELGGDSIRAIQVIAKARQMGFHFSLPQLLQHQTIQELANCVSYEIDTLGTEKTEVFSLISQEVRLNLPEEVEDAYPLTALQLGMIFHSEYQGNLSVYHDVFTYHIRADFSFPALHSAIQEIVQRHPVLRTSFALFEYQEPLQLVHRQIDVPLGLDDLTHLSTSEQDTAIDDWIEREKIRTFDWNSPPLFRFHLHRRSQDNFNLTFSFHHSILDGWSVASLLTELLQQYLYLLDKKVLPLSPTPALSFRDFVALEKKTIQSPECQNYWQEKLRDVTLTKLPQWSKSNRVNQDWDWFVPISSQVSQGLKQLGKQVGVPLKSVLLAAHFRVLSLLNNQRDIVTGLVSNGRLEAADGEKILGLFLNTLPLRLELSGGLWSDLVKQAFDVERECLSWRRYPLAELQKSGQPLFDTAFNFIHFHVYQGIIGVKDLEVLGGKFFNQTNFTLLANFSLHPLSSQIELTLKYDGNYLGEKQMELIGGYYEKTLIAMATEGLESYETCCLLSEQEQHQLLKEWNDTEVHYPDGCIHQLFEEQVKRSPDAIAIITENEQLTYRQLNEKANQLGRYLARKGVKSEALVGICLERTTEMVIGLLAILKAGGAYVPLDPAYPTERLNVILEDAQVSLLLTQEKLVEKLGNYQGNLVILEAEQKNIALESTENLSLPVSSSNSAYVIYTSGSTGKPKGVVIEHHSTTTLLNWSKEVFSSEELAGVLGSTSICFDLSVFELFLPLAVGGKIILAQNVLDLPSLSAAKEVTLINTVPTAVAQLLEIEAIPETVRTVNLAGEALSNQLVQKLYQQENIKNVYNLYGPSEDTTYSTFSLVPKGHHGQPSIGRPIANTQVYILDSFKQPVPLGTIGDLYIGGEGLARCYLNQPELTAEKFIANPFSNEPNAKLYKTGDLARYLPDGNIDFLGRGDNQVKLRGFRIELGEIEATLGTYPQVKQKVVKVWEDSYRNKRLVAYLVGENGPINTEDLRRFLGQKLPEYMIPALFVSLEALPLTPNGKIDRSRLPIPEIPSTSEQDFVPPHTQKEKILASIWQDVLSIKQVSRYDRFFEVGGDSIISIQVVARARQAGLKITPKQIFEYPTLAELATVADYSTAELAKQGLVTGIVPLTPIQLWFFEQNRAEMHHFNQSVLLEVPRHLKADLLAQSLRKLIEHHDALRLRFTVEEGQWQQVNEGMPEEVPFEVIDLSSIPQSQQGETLLAMATTQQASLNLSSGLLIKAVLFELAPYQPSRLLIIIHHLGVDGVSWRILLEDLLMTYQQLERGENVELPPKTIAFQDWALLLRDYGQGQKAKEPLDYWLTQPWLEARNLPVDDEAGKPYNTVATANDVTVTLDEEQTRTLLQKVPAAYNTQINEVLLTALAETLTQWTENLTISLDLEGHGREDLFSEVDLSRTVGWFTSLFPVILRLPPENHPGERLKSIKEQLRAIPHRGIGYGISRYLSDDADIKSQLAEIPAREVLFNYLGQFEQGQLQKGDWKLADESKGPNHSLKGHRSHLLEITARVIEGQLQVNWTYSDLIYERSTVEYLGRSYKEALLKLIEHCLSPDAGGYTPSDFPVAHLNQQELDDILAEID; translated from the coding sequence ATGGAAGCACATCTGGTTTCAATAGATTACCAAATTCGGCAACTTCAAGAAATAGATCCAGTAACTACTCTATTTGGTAATGTAAGTCAGAATAAAACCGGGGAGCAGGATAGCGTTCTTGAGGTCATCTCTACAGATTTACAGGAAAAAACTAACAGTTTAACGGCAAATAATTTTGTTAATAATTTAGCATTTCATCTGGCTGTTGTTCAAGTTTTAATGTTTAAATACACTGCTCAAGTCGAGTTTGCCACGGCTACAGCAGCTTTGAATACAAAAACATTAGATAGCCTGATATTTTGCCGGTTCAATCAACATAATTTTAGTTCATTTAAAGATTTACTAAGGATCATTCGTAAAGATTTACAAGAAGGCTATCGCCATCAAAACTATACGCTGGATAGTTTGGTCAAAACCTTGGCAGCAAGAGGAGGAAATCTAGAGAACATTTTTGACGTTGCTGTGATTAAAGAAGGACTGTGTGCGGACATTTCTTCGTTAAATCGGTTTCAATTAGTTTTTACCATAGAAGCGGATGATAGTGGTGTTTCTGTCACTTTTATTAAAGATAAATTTCCCAGGGATTTTGTCGAGAGAATGCTAGGACATTACCTAGAAATCTTAGAAATGGTGACGAGTAATCCCGATATAGATTTGTCAGAAATTGATATATTAACGACCGAAGAACGAGAACAATTACTGAGAGATTGGAATGATACGGCCATTGAATATCCTGAAAAGCAATGGATTCATCAGCTATTTGAAGAGCAAGCCAAACTTTACCCTGAGAGAGAGGCGGTCATTTTTGAAAATCAAGAATTAACTTATCAAGAATTAAATGAAAAAGCCAATCAACTTGGTCATTACCTACAAAAATTAGGAGTAAAACCAGAGGAATTAGTAGGAATTTATCTAGAGCGTTCCTTAGAAATGGTAGTAGGATTATTAGCTGTTTTGAAGGCCGGAGGAGCTTACGTTCCCTTAGATCCTAATTATCCTCAAGAACGCCTAAGTTATCTATTAGAAGATACTGGGGTAAAAGTTATTATTACTGGGGAATCGCTGCGGGGATTGTTGGACGAATACCGAGGAATTGTTGTTGCTTTGGATACAGATTGGTCAGCAATTTCTCAAGAAAGTCAGAACAATTGTGACAGTGGTGTAACTGGGGAAAATTTAGCTTATGTTATCTACACTTCCGGTTCCACAGGTAAACCTAAGGGCGTGATGAATAATCATAAGGGGATTAGGAATCGTTTGTTGTGGATGCAGGATACTTATCAGTTAACTAAGAGTGATTGCATTTTACAAAAAACCCCTTTTAGTTTCGATGTTTCAGTGTGGGAATTCTTTTGGCCTTTATTAGCGGGTGCAACCCTAGTGGTAGCAAAACCCGAAGGTCATAAAGATAGTACCTATTTAATACAATTGATCCAAAAGCAGCAAATCACTACCCTTCATTTTGTCCCCTCCATGTTGCGGGTGTTTCTGCAAGAACCAGAGCTAAAAGGATGTAGTTCTCTCAAGCGGGTTTTCTGTAGTGGAGAAGCTTTGTCATTAGACTTAACACAACGCTTTTTTGAGCATTTTGACTGTGAACTTCACAACCTCTATGGTCCGACTGAGGCGGCGATTGATGTGACTTACTGGCCTTGTTTGCCGGAGAGTCAAAAAGCCATAGTGAGTATTGGCCGACCGATTGCCAATACTCAGATTTATATTCTTAATCCGCACTTACAACCAGTTCCTATAGGGATTGTGGGAGAATTACATATTGGTGGGATAGGTTTAGCTCGTGGATATCTCAATCGTCCCGAATTGACGGCCGAGAAATTTATCCCTAATCCTTTTGCTAAGGTGGAAGCAGGAATAGGGGGAGAAATTAGGGCAAAATTATATAAAACGGGAGATTTAGCCCGGTATTTACCCGATGGAAATATTGAGTTTTTAGGGCGGATTGACCATCAAGTTAAGATTCGAGGTTTCCGGATTGAGTTGGGGGAAATTGAAGCTATACTCAGTCAACATCCAGCAGTTGAGCAAGCGGTAGTTATTGCATCGGAGACAGAAACAGGGAGTCAAACACTAATTGCTTATGTTGTGGGTCAGTCTCAAGAGGGGGAACTCTTGGCGACTTCAGAAAAAGGGCAATTATTCGATGAGCAAATCGAGCAATGGCAAAGCCTCTATAATCAAATTTACAGCCAAACATCGGCAGATTCTCAGGGTATATTTAATATTGTTGGCTGGAATAGCAGTTACACGGGGGAACCTATCCCTGCCGCCCAGATGCGAGAATGGCTAGATGATAAAGTTAAGGTTATTCTGGCTCAACAACCGAAAAAAGTTCTGGAAATAGGTTGTGGAACCGGGTTAATATTATTCCAAGTTGCTCCCCATTGCCAGTGTTATTGGGGAACCGATATTTCATCCGTTGCCTTAGACCATATTCAGCGAATTAATCAAGAAGGGCCGAAGCTAGAGCAAGTCAGGCTATTGCATAGCACAGCCGATAAATTTGAGGGTTTGGAGTCAGAAGGATTCGATACAATTATCCTTAACTCGGTTGTGCAGTATTTCCCCCATATAGATTACTTACTGCGGGTTTTAGAGGGAGCTATCAAGGTACTAACTCCGGGGGGGTGTATTTTCCTTGGAGATGTGCGAAACTTGCAACTCATGGAAGCTTTTCACGCTGATGTAGAACTTTATAAGGCTAACCCTGAGGATGCGATTAAGGATTTTAAACAGCGAGTACAGAGAAAAATTGAGCAAGAAAATGAATTATTTATTGACCCAGATTTTTTTAGAGCAATTCAGTCCTATTTTCCTCAGATTACTGAAGTCGAGATTCATCTAGAGAGAGGTCAACACCACAACGAATTAACTCAATTCCGTTATAATGTTGTTCTGCGGATTGAAACGATTCTGGATTTTAGCACCGACTTTCCAGAATTAAACTGGACTGAACAGCAGCTGACTTTATCTGAGGTAAGAAATCAACTGGGGAAATCTGAGGGGTTAAGGGTGATAGGTGTCCCTAATTCTCGCTTGTTCAGACCTTTAAAAAGTGTGGAATTGTTCAGAAATTCTCAAGACTTTGGGACGACCGAGGAATTTCAAGCTATTAAATCGGAAATTATCCCAGAAAATGCCGTAGAACCTGAAGATTTTTCGGCTTTAGCTGAGGATTTATCCCTTTCGGTTTGGGTAACTTGGTCGGATACTCCGGACCGTTACGATGTGATTTTTGCCCCGCTGGAAAATTCCCAGAGAAATTACATCGCTTTTACCCCCACCCACACCGCAAAACCTGAATGGCAACTTTATGCAAATCACCCTTTAAGGTCTAAGTTAAACAGTAAACTGATTCCCCAACTGCGGAGTTATCTGCAAAAGCAACTCCCAGAATACATGATACCTCATGCCTTTGTGCAATTGGATGCTATTCCTCTGACAAATAGTGGAAAAATTGACCGTCGCGCCCTACCCTCTCCAAGCTATAACAGTTTAAGGAATTCGGAGAATTTTGTAGCACCTTGTACCCCTCTTGAGGAAATTTTAGCACTGATTTGGGCTGAAGTTTTGGGCATCGAAGAGGTTGGTATTCACGATAATTTTTTTGAACTTGGGGGGGATTCGATTCGGGCAATACAAGTGATCGCTAAGGCGCGACAAATGGGTTTTCATTTTTCCTTACCCCAATTATTGCAACATCAAACCATTCAAGAATTGGCCAATTGCGTTAGCTATGAAATTGATACTTTAGGGACTGAAAAAACGGAAGTTTTTAGTTTAATTTCTCAAGAAGTTCGCCTCAATTTACCGGAGGAAGTGGAGGATGCTTATCCTCTAACTGCTCTACAATTGGGGATGATATTTCATAGTGAATATCAGGGGAATCTATCGGTGTACCATGATGTGTTTACCTATCATATTCGTGCTGATTTTAGTTTTCCAGCTTTACATAGTGCTATTCAGGAGATTGTCCAGCGGCATCCAGTATTACGAACCAGTTTCGCACTCTTTGAATATCAGGAACCCCTACAATTAGTTCATCGACAAATCGATGTTCCTTTAGGATTAGATGACCTAACCCATCTATCTACTTCTGAACAAGATACGGCTATTGATGATTGGATTGAGCGGGAAAAAATCCGCACTTTTGACTGGAATAGTCCTCCTTTATTTCGCTTTCATCTCCATCGCCGCAGTCAGGATAACTTTAACCTAACTTTCAGTTTTCATCACTCTATTTTAGATGGTTGGAGTGTAGCTTCGTTGCTCACAGAATTGTTACAACAGTATCTCTATCTTCTCGACAAAAAAGTTCTCCCTCTCTCTCCAACTCCCGCTCTCAGTTTTAGGGATTTTGTCGCCTTAGAAAAGAAAACTATTCAATCGCCAGAATGCCAGAATTATTGGCAAGAAAAACTCAGAGATGTGACGCTGACCAAACTTCCTCAGTGGTCGAAATCTAATCGAGTTAATCAAGATTGGGATTGGTTCGTTCCTATATCTAGTCAGGTATCTCAGGGATTAAAACAACTCGGTAAACAAGTGGGAGTACCCCTAAAAAGTGTTTTATTGGCGGCTCATTTTCGGGTATTAAGTTTACTGAATAATCAGAGGGATATTGTTACGGGTTTAGTCTCTAATGGACGGTTAGAAGCAGCCGATGGGGAAAAGATATTAGGTTTATTTTTGAATACTTTGCCCCTACGTTTAGAGTTATCTGGAGGCCTTTGGAGCGATTTAGTTAAGCAAGCTTTTGATGTTGAAAGAGAATGCTTATCTTGGCGAAGATATCCCCTCGCTGAGTTACAAAAATCAGGTCAACCTTTGTTTGATACGGCTTTTAATTTTATTCATTTCCATGTTTATCAAGGTATCATCGGGGTGAAAGATTTAGAAGTCTTAGGAGGGAAGTTTTTTAATCAAACTAATTTTACATTGTTAGCTAATTTTAGTCTTCATCCCCTTTCATCTCAAATAGAACTTACCCTTAAATATGATGGGAATTATCTAGGGGAAAAGCAGATGGAGTTAATCGGAGGATACTACGAGAAAACTCTCATCGCTATGGCAACGGAAGGGTTAGAAAGTTATGAAACTTGTTGTTTACTTTCTGAGCAAGAACAACATCAATTATTAAAAGAATGGAATGATACCGAGGTTCACTATCCCGATGGCTGTATTCATCAATTGTTTGAGGAGCAAGTTAAGCGCAGTCCTGACGCAATCGCTATTATTACAGAAAATGAACAATTAACCTACCGTCAATTAAACGAAAAAGCGAATCAATTGGGGCGATATTTGGCGAGAAAAGGGGTAAAATCTGAAGCTTTGGTGGGAATTTGCCTAGAACGAACCACTGAGATGGTTATAGGGTTATTAGCCATTCTCAAAGCAGGGGGAGCTTATGTACCTTTAGATCCAGCTTATCCAACTGAACGCCTCAATGTTATCTTAGAAGATGCTCAAGTTTCCTTGTTGCTAACACAAGAAAAATTAGTAGAGAAATTAGGGAATTATCAAGGGAATCTGGTGATATTAGAGGCAGAACAAAAAAATATAGCCCTAGAAAGTACCGAAAACCTCTCTTTACCCGTAAGTTCTAGTAATAGCGCTTATGTGATTTATACCTCCGGTTCAACGGGGAAACCGAAAGGGGTTGTCATTGAGCATCACAGCACCACAACCTTACTGAATTGGTCCAAGGAAGTCTTTAGCAGTGAGGAATTAGCGGGGGTTTTGGGTTCTACTTCTATTTGTTTTGATTTGTCAGTATTTGAACTATTTTTGCCCTTAGCTGTGGGGGGTAAGATTATTCTGGCCCAGAATGTTCTAGATTTGCCTAGTTTAAGTGCAGCCAAAGAGGTAACATTAATTAATACCGTACCTACAGCGGTCGCCCAACTACTGGAAATTGAGGCGATACCTGAGACTGTGCGAACGGTAAACCTCGCCGGAGAAGCTTTGTCTAATCAATTAGTCCAGAAGCTTTACCAGCAGGAAAACATTAAGAATGTTTATAATCTCTACGGTCCTTCAGAAGATACCACTTATTCCACTTTTAGCTTAGTGCCGAAAGGACACCATGGACAACCGAGTATCGGCCGGCCTATTGCCAATACTCAAGTTTATATTCTGGACTCTTTTAAACAACCGGTTCCTTTAGGAACTATTGGTGATTTATATATCGGGGGTGAAGGGTTAGCTCGATGTTATCTGAATCAACCTGAATTAACCGCCGAGAAATTTATCGCCAATCCGTTTAGTAATGAACCCAATGCCAAACTCTATAAAACAGGAGATTTAGCCCGATATTTACCCGATGGAAATATTGATTTTTTGGGGCGGGGTGATAATCAGGTAAAATTGCGGGGTTTCCGCATTGAATTAGGAGAAATTGAGGCAACTCTAGGGACTTATCCCCAAGTTAAGCAAAAGGTGGTGAAGGTTTGGGAAGACTCCTATCGGAATAAGAGGTTAGTCGCTTATCTAGTAGGAGAAAATGGCCCGATAAATACTGAGGATTTGCGTCGTTTCTTGGGACAGAAATTGCCAGAGTATATGATTCCGGCTCTTTTTGTCTCCTTAGAAGCTCTCCCGCTGACTCCTAATGGAAAAATTGACCGTTCCAGATTACCCATCCCTGAGATACCTTCCACATCTGAGCAGGATTTTGTTCCTCCTCATACTCAGAAAGAAAAGATTTTGGCTAGTATTTGGCAAGATGTTCTCAGCATTAAACAAGTGAGTCGTTATGACCGCTTTTTTGAAGTTGGGGGCGATTCTATTATCAGTATTCAGGTTGTCGCTCGCGCTCGTCAAGCCGGGTTGAAGATTACCCCTAAACAGATATTTGAATATCCTACTCTTGCGGAACTGGCTACAGTTGCCGATTATTCCACAGCCGAATTAGCTAAACAGGGTTTAGTGACGGGTATTGTGCCTCTCACTCCCATTCAACTGTGGTTTTTTGAGCAAAATCGCGCTGAAATGCACCACTTTAATCAGTCTGTCCTCTTAGAAGTTCCCCGTCACCTGAAAGCTGATTTGTTAGCTCAATCTCTGAGAAAATTAATTGAACATCATGACGCTTTGCGGTTACGGTTTACTGTGGAGGAAGGACAATGGCAACAAGTTAATGAAGGAATGCCGGAGGAAGTACCTTTTGAAGTGATTGATTTGTCTTCGATTCCTCAATCTCAGCAAGGGGAAACTCTCTTAGCAATGGCAACAACTCAACAGGCAAGTTTAAATCTCTCTAGTGGACTATTAATCAAGGCGGTGCTATTTGAATTAGCACCCTATCAACCCAGTCGGTTACTGATTATTATTCATCACTTGGGGGTTGATGGTGTATCTTGGCGAATTTTGTTAGAAGATTTATTGATGACTTACCAACAGCTAGAAAGGGGGGAGAATGTAGAACTTCCACCTAAAACCATAGCCTTTCAGGATTGGGCGCTTCTCTTGAGGGATTATGGACAAGGGCAAAAAGCGAAAGAGCCATTAGACTATTGGTTAACTCAACCTTGGTTAGAGGCGAGAAATTTACCTGTAGATGACGAGGCTGGAAAACCATACAATACAGTAGCGACGGCAAATGATGTCACGGTGACTCTAGATGAAGAACAAACCCGCACCCTCTTGCAAAAAGTCCCCGCTGCCTATAACACTCAAATTAATGAGGTTTTGTTAACCGCTTTAGCAGAAACTTTGACACAATGGACAGAAAATTTGACCATATCTCTTGATTTAGAAGGACACGGACGAGAAGATTTGTTCAGTGAGGTTGACTTATCGAGGACGGTAGGTTGGTTTACCAGTCTTTTTCCGGTTATTTTGCGACTCCCCCCCGAAAATCACCCCGGTGAGCGGCTCAAATCTATTAAAGAACAGTTACGAGCTATTCCTCACAGGGGAATTGGCTATGGAATTTCGCGATATTTGAGTGATGATGCTGATATTAAGTCTCAATTAGCTGAAATTCCTGCCAGAGAAGTTTTGTTTAATTATTTAGGTCAATTTGAGCAAGGACAATTGCAAAAAGGGGATTGGAAATTAGCGGATGAGTCTAAGGGGCCTAATCACAGTCTTAAGGGACATCGTAGTCATTTATTAGAGATTACGGCCAGAGTTATCGAGGGACAGTTACAAGTAAACTGGACTTATAGCGATCTCATCTATGAACGTTCGACGGTAGAATATTTAGGGCGCAGCTATAAAGAAGCTTTGCTGAAATTGATTGAGCATTGTTTATCTCCTGATGCTGGGGGTTACACTCCCTCAGATTTTCCAGTAGCGCACTTGAATCAACAGGAATTAGACGATATTCTGGCAGAAATTGACTAA